Within Vicia villosa cultivar HV-30 ecotype Madison, WI linkage group LG1, Vvil1.0, whole genome shotgun sequence, the genomic segment ATGAACAAAATGATGGAAAATATTAATAGGTGGTTTGGGCATCTAAAGGAATATTTATAGATTATATTGTAAGAGTAGATTAGATGGAAATGAGTCAGACATCTAAAACCTAGAAATACTATAAGAGATGTTTTTAAGAAATGTCTTGAGATCAATAATTTGGATATAAGCATGGTCCTTGATAGAATATTATGGCGGAAGTTGACACATGTATTCGACCTCTACTTAGTGGAATAAAGcgtgattgttgttgtttttgtagcGGTTAGACTGTAATTAGTCTTGCGTATCAATAATCTTCCATTTGACTGAGTCTTCATCTCAAAGTCTTTTATTTGCAATAAAGTTTCAAGTCGTTTCTACGATtctcattttctttaattttgcCTTGGACAACTATTAGTGTGTTAAATAAGATAGATCAAAAAAGATTATGTCTCAACAAATCTTTCTAATAAGAGAGGTTCCAAAAATGCATATTGTTTTCCATATGTATTAGTGCTTGTATCCTTGTCTTGTGATGGTTTTGccaaattttttgaattttttgaaactTGACAATTTGTTAATCATGGCGCCATGAAGTGTGACATAACACAAATGACGAATTGAAAAAACAAaagttttaaaaatgatttaaaggcCTAAACATCAGCTTTTTAAGAGCATTTGTATACCTTATTTTTATACTTATGCCCAAAGGGTCTTGACAATTTGTTAATCATAGAGCCATGAAGTGTGACATCAAATGAAGAATTGAAAacaaaaggctccaaaatgatTCAAAGGCATAAAAGATCTGTGCTTATCAAGAGCATTTCAATaccttatttttttattattcttaaagGGGCTTGCCAGTTTGTCAATCATAGAGGCAATAACTGTGGCATATCAAATGAAGAATTGCAAAATAAAAAAGCTCCAAAATAATACAAAGGATCAAACATCTAATTATCAAGAGCATTTCGGTACCAACATATTAGCGTATGTTTCATCACCGGATAAGTACTAACAAAAGAACAATGCTTAGCAACAAAATTATTTCTTTTCAAGCGTAAATTATATACCGTGGGAAAAGGGTAGAACACTAGAACAAAATGAGAAGCAGACGCTAACCAactaattttgataaaaaaagttTAAGACTCGTGATGTAGTTCTCTAATCTATAATAACCAAAGTAAAAATTATTATGAGAAACAATTGCACCAACACATTTTTAATATTAAACTGAATCTACTAGGATCACTAACCAATTTTTATAAAAACAGTTCAAAACATAACTCATACTAAAACAAAAAGTCTACTCATCAAAGGATcacaaaccaatttttttaaaagcaGTTCAAAACATAACTAGTACTAAAACCAAAATTCTACTTATCAAAGGATCACTAaccaatttttataaaaaacagtTCAAAACATAACTCATACTAAAACCAAGTACAATACAAAAACAACCTTTTGCAGTAGAAAGAAAAATTAAAGTTAACAAAGTGTATATAAGACAGCACAACAAGTCGTCCAGTCAAAGCCTCTGAAGGCGCTTTCAGCACAACTCAAGAAGCCCATCATACCATCATTCGGAATATGAAGTTTTCAGATCAGCAATTTCTCAATAGCATCCTGCATACCAACAAAACAATCAGGATGCATTTTTAATTAATGGAtcataaaaacattaaatattGTCGTTATCTGAGTGAAAACCATGAATGTGGAGCCAGGACATACCTTGAGTTGCTGAATTTGTGATTTCAATTGACTTCCTTCATTAGTTGTAACAGAACAAGCAATCACTGGTCGGGTTACTCCACAAGCACGTCCAAGTGCTTGCTTTGATGTGACAAACACATATGGAacattctaaaaaaaatatacaaacagATAATTGTACAAAGATTAATAAGCTATACATTACTGATAAGCAAAAATCAGAACaggatcaaaataaaacaaaccagCTGGAACAGTTGGCAAACAACATTATATTTTCCAAATTGCAACACACAAGATTAGTAAAGCAAACAAACTTTTAGTGATACCACAAATGTGCAGAGCAATATTACTTGTAGACATAATGGATCCGACTCTTAATTGTTTAATACTTAAAAGAGTAACTTACAACAATTATTGAGCCCATATGAAATTCCATGCAAATATAAGCAAAAGAAAGAGTAATAAATTTCATAGCCCTGACATTTCAAGGCAACTAGGCTACATAGCAATAAGCTAGAAGAGCGTATTCTGCTACCAAGAAAATTCAGTAAAGCCATAATTTTAATAGTCAGAGGTCAACAACAAATGAATTACAGCATATTCAATTGCAGTATGAAAGATCCGTATTTGACAGCAGTACGAATGATCGCAGACATGACCATGATTTAAACCTTGGCCATATAATTAATCACTATATGCATACATATAATTAATAATGAGGGAAGAGCATAACACGTAGGCACTTGGTGTATCAGTATATAACAACTATACAGTATACGGAACATCTAAACAGCAAGAAATTATACAACAATACCCATATAACAACGACACATGAGACTATgatgatgaaaaaataaataatttaaaattacagATATAATATAAAGGTTAATAATATAATACGCTACCTTATCCTCAGCAAGAAGAGGAAGATGGAGAAGAATCTCAAGAGGCTCAGCATCAGCAGCCATAACAACAAACTCAGAAATACCTCTATTCAAGGTCTTAGTCGCTACAAcccaaaaaaattaaacaaaatcaataaccaaagaaaacaaagaaattaaaccaaaaaaaaaaacagtaatcATAAATTAGGGTTACCTTCATTTGCACCCTTCTTAAGCTGCTTGTAGTTAGCAGCTTGTTGAACCAGATCCATAATCGTAATCGTAAGCTGAGCATCAGCCAAAGGGTAGGCTTTAGGGTTAACTGCTTCTCCTGTCTGCAAATTTTCATATACAAAAACAAGTATTAATCAGTAATCAAAACACATAGAATCGGAGAATTAAGAGAGAAATGAAAAGTACCATTGTAGATTGAGGAATGAACGAAGAAGATGGAAGACGGCTAGGGTTTAGGGTTTGGGTAGAATGAGGACTGAATAGAGACTACAGAGCCGTTATACAAACGAGgactttatatataaataataattttaattattaattaaattaatattaatgtaAATGGATATAGGTTTGCGTTGCGGCTAATGTTACTACTAGGTCCTCGTTGGATCTCCATGAAGTTGAACCGGAAGCCCATAATGGTTCTAACCCGACTCAATACAACTCTTGTAACATTTTTGGCCCTCTAATATGCTTGGCTTTTTCATAAGTCATTTTAGGGTGCTTATGTGGAATTACTTCTCCCACCACCCTAAGAAGTGGAGAAGCACGCAATGGAAATCCAAAAATGCATCTCAAATTTTAGAAGTATATTTTTGGACAcactatttttatattaaaacacaTTTTAAAGTGAGTTTCACCTTCTTTTTCCTAAAATTTAGTCTGGAGATGAACTTTCGGATTCACCTCATACACACCTCATGCATTTCTCATTGAAACTCTCtcattttgaaaaaattaatattgagATGTGTCTTCATATTCACCACCAGACATTAAATTTTAACTTTGTTTTAGAGATTAACTCGTAAGAGATTCGTGCGCCCACACAGGTCAATTTATTTGATACAGTATATATAACTATTTTAGATGTAATggtaaataaaaaatgttaaatttaaaTGTATCATTAACAATGACGATatgaatttaaatatattataactAAATTATTGCAAAGGGAACAATTTAATTTTCTACTCatacattttataaaataaataaaaaaattattaccgTACTCATACGTTGTACCTATATATTATAGTCTATATTATAGGGGTGGACATCGGTTTGGGCCGGTTTGGGCTCGGGCCCAAACCTCCCAAACGAACAAACCCATGGGTGGCACTTAAAGTCCCAATTTCGACCACTTTGCGAATTGGGTATTTCGGGTTCGGATTGTATCGAATTCGGATGTCTAGTTCGGTTAAATTCGGGTACGATTTTAAATGGGCTTATGGGATTTTCAAGCCCATATCCAAAATATAGCAGTTTGACTTAATTTTTGTGGTGCAGTTTCTACATTTTTCAAGCCCAGCTATTCTGAATTTTAAGCACATATAACCAAATACTCTAAAATATAAATTCATAGTTGGAATATATTACAAATTCCAATATAATAACACATTGAATTCAACATAAATTCCAACATTACAaattccaaataaaataaaaattacataatAGTTACTAGTTAGAATACAAATAATCAAATCATCCACAATGTAAATGTAGTTGTTGGAATACATTACAAACATAAATAAAACTTAACAAGCCTACAAAATAACACAACCAAGATAAATTCAAATTGAATACAGCCAGGATAAATTTGTCGGCAGTAGCACAATCAATATAAAACATGAGTTTAGCTTCCTTGAGCTTTATagtttttttcttccatttctttcaaatcctacaaACATATGTTGAAAGTAAGCAATGTGAATCAGTACAAAATCACTAAACCATTACAAAATCACTAAACCAGTAATCATCACAAAATCATTGTATTATCACAAAACCATTATATCTTAGTTGTTAAAATTGAAACATTGCACCTAGATAAATTTTACGAACTTTCCATACACAACTCAATTGAAAATACATAAAGAACATAGAGAATAATACCTTTTGTCTCGGTCTCAATAGATTGTGATTGAACGTCCGACTTAGGATCTAAAACAATCTAGAACAGAGTTGGCTGGTGCAGTAAAATTCTATTACATAACACAAAAGATCACGTTACCATTATAGTCAAATAACGAGTGTTCAAAACAAGAGCAGGTAAAACCAAAATCGAACAGGCTTAAAAATAGATATAAGACAGACCATTTCTGAAGCATAAAACAGAGATAAATGTCGTACTTATGTTGCACACTGAAAATCCAAAAGAACACAGTTTGGTTTAACTGGATATCTTAGCTCCAAATATAACATCTGCATAAAATATCATAAGGATCAATATGAGCACCAAAAGGGATAAAAATGAAGATCAAATATAAGCCACTGATATGCTTATACATCCACTAAAATACATTTAGACCTTCTCAAAAACTGTTACCATCCACTGATTGTCCATAAAAATAGAAACACTTGTTTGCAATGGATTCATATTCCTTCAAAAACATAAGGAAGAAATTAATAAAATCTCAGCAAACAGTTTTAAACTCAACAAACTGTTTATGGCTTCAAAAGTGTCTTTATACCTTACTCTTGATATTTAGATTTTAGACAACTCTTTCAAAAGTGTCTTGGATCAAAATTACTCTTGATATTCTTTCAAAAAGTGGTTCGTTGTGTTATTCATGGcttcaaaatataattcattGGACACCAAAAAAATCAGCAAGTTGTTGCTGCAAATACAATAGAAAACATTAGAATTCTCACAACTAGTTAACCTTAAGTTGTTGCTGCAAAGTTATTAGAAAACATTAGAATTCAGCAAGTTTTTAACCTTAATTTGTTTCAGGCACAACCAGAGATAGCTGTGACCGAGTCCGAGAGGATGACGGGGCTCCGCTTCTAGGTGAAATTTCAGTAAATCTTGtaatagattttaaaaaaaatagcaaCATCTTACAAAAGAAATTACAAATTCACACTTAAGATAAAAATAGTATCTTGTAACGCATCTTCAGAGCCATCAAATTTTGTTGAAAAGCATTCTGCCTAACTACATATGTGGGTACTTCATTACTTGAAGTTGTTTCACCATGAGAAACAGTCGCTGCAACAGATGGAATTAAGCCTCCAGTAGTGTCATATTATTCTTTGTAAGGATTGAACATCTTTGAAATATTGTCATTGATATCTATTAATATGGATTTCTTAGTGTCAGAATGTTTTCCATACATATCATCAAAGCACCATTCCACAAATCTTGGAAAAAGAATCTAAGAATTATTCTTAGATCTGAAGGTCGAGAAGATGCTCTTGAAACCCCAATCTCGATTGTAACATCTACCTCTACTGATGAGGAAAAGGCCGCTCATAAGATCATTGAGGATAGTTCAGTAATTGTTACTTGCCTAATTCTCCTGGTCATGGAGCCAAGCTTGCAAAAGCGTTTTGCAAGCATGGACGACTACAACATCACCCAATAACTGAAAACTATGTTTTAGCAACAAGTTCGATCATCACCCATGTCTTTGAAATGATTTCATATTTCTAGACCATTTAGAGGTTGGAATTTCCCTATGGCCAAGAGTTGGTTATTGACATTATACTCCACTCATTTCATGGAGGGTTCAACCAATTTTGGTTAAAAACTTCAACGTGAATGGGGTATCATATACCCTCATTGAGTTACACAGGATGCTCATGACTACTGATCAAAGCATTTGTATAGCATATACGAAAGATGTTCTTATGGTGCAAAATGAAAAGGGTTAAAGAAGGACGATGTTGGCAAGAAAAAGCAAGATAAAGGCAAGCAAGTTGCATCTAGAAATGCTAACCGGTCAAAGGTTAAGCCAAAAGTGTTGGACGATGCCAAATGCTTTTACTATGATGGGATAGGTCATTGGAAGAGGAACTACCCCAAGTATCTGAAGTACAAGAAGTATGGGGCTTCTACTTCAGGAATATTTGTCATTGATATCAACttagaaacttctacttcttgaGTATTTGATACTGGTTGCATTTCTATCATTGTTTCAAACATGCAGGGAATAAGAAGAAGTAGATCCTTGACTAAGGGAGAGGTAGAGTTGCGTTTAGGAAATGGTGCAAGAGTCGCAGTTGGGACTTATAGTCTTCCTTTGCCCACTGGAATAATAGTATATCTTAATAATTGTTATTATGTTTATACTATtaccaaaaacattttttttattcatgtATTAGATAATGAAGGTTTTTCATTTATCATTGAGAAAGGTTGTTTCTCCATTTACTTGAATTCAATGTTTTTATGCCATTGCAACTTGTTATGCACATTAAGTTACCAAGATGATTATGGAAGAGCTTGGTGATAGAcaatttctttgactttttattttgaagttaatattaaagttgtttggtatcaCATACAAGCTTTCACATGTCTTGCAAAGAAAGGATCTTAATATTATGATTGTTATGGAAGTAGTTGATGTTGTCAAAGCTCCGTTGGCCCCAATGAGAGAGAGTGGTTGGGATAATTTATTTGCCAGTGTCTAATagttgtgtgtttctaaaggtgtTCTGGTGCCAAATATGGATGACGAAATACTGGTTTGAGGTCGTTCAAGGGTAGTATGAGGGACTATCACTAATCTTCATCATTAGCGtgcaaattttttttatgttgctATTGACAAAATATGTGTGGAGATGGATCACAACTTTAGTGAAGGAAGTAACATTATCCTTGATTTATTCACATGTCTTGACCCTAAGAACTCTTTATCCAAGTTTGATGTTAATAAGCTTACTCATCCTGCTGATATTTATTGTGAAGTCTTTTCTGATGATGATCGTGGAACAATAAGGGATGAACTTGACACTTATGTTCTTCAAGTGAAAAGAAATGTTTCATTTTCCACTTATGAAGATGTTCAGAGTTTGGCTTTGAAGATGGTCCAAATTGAGAAACATTTGGTATTTCCATTGGTTTCAAACTTATTGAGTTAGCTTTGATATTGTTGATGTCGACAACATCcgttgaaagagctttttcagcaataAAGATTATCAAGTCACATTTGTTCAATAAGATCAAATatgtgtggttcaatgacttgatggtatgttacaccgagcgggagatattcaagtcacttgatgatattgatattattcgaacattcactGCAAAGTAGTTTCGAAAAGGACATTTGCCTCATGATTTTTTTAACATGCTATTGTAAGGTTATgtttcatctcttttattttaaactatattTATGTTGACAAAATGACGACTCTctttaaatttttgcccaggctttataatttttctggctcTGACACTGCTATCAAGTCTACCGTTACAGAACATACAATGTTATTTTAAGATTGCTCCAAGAATACTAATCACAATCTAATAGATTGATCTTGTCAATCTTCTTTCATTCCCTGTGTGGTGTGAGAATTAACTACAATCAAGTCTTCATAGCAATTTTGATCTTGATTATCTGCTAGATGCCCATGGTGGACAACATCAAAGCAAAGGGGTGAGAATTCACTTTAATAAATAAAACGGTATAAGCTGCAAAGTAGAATACAAACATCTACACATACTTCACATCAATTACACAAATCCATTCTATCACCCAGATCAACTTTATATACATCACAATCACACATTAATCATTAAATGTATGCAATAAGACTCACGACATCAACTTGAAtcatatgcatgtggtatcatCTCATCAAAAGGATCGTTATACGACCCATGTCCACCTTTATAGAACTCGTCCACCCTTCTAGATATGTAACTCGCCTCTTCATAATAATGACATAAATGATGTATGTCATATAATTGATGCAATAAAAACAACCAATATGCTTATGTTCCCTCttcgaaacataaacatcatacAACAATGTAGTTCCCCCTTTGAAACATAAACATCATACAACAATGTAGTTCCCCCATCGAAACTACCACCACTACAACTACAACAATTATGCATATTCATATGATTATCCACAAACATcaacatacacattcatacaatcAATAAACAATTCAACAATTATATTAAGATTAAACAACAACACCAAACACAACCACATAGTAGCATAATTAATAGGATTAACGCTAAATATTATATAACAACACAATTGATTCATGATTATTTCACCTTTATAATAACATGACAACACATCACACATATTCATATGATTTCATCTCCATTAATAATACATACATAATCAGTCTCCTAAACCATCTCTATAAGATATTGCttcgcgttagctttctaacacTTCAAATGGCACATCATTTGGACCTATGGAACTAAAATTACAACATAAATCATCGGGAAACAAAACATAATTTTGGTTTAggatttttcaaaaattatacGGTATCAATCGATTAacatttgatgaaaattgattgTCATCAAATGCCCCTCGCCATTGtctcaaacttttcaagaatTAATCGATTGCAAGGCTTCAACAATCGATTaacattagtttttttttataaaaatacacaCATGCAATCTATTGTAGTCTCGAGTCAATCGACTGTTATAAACTATTTTTCCAAAAGTTAGACATGCAAAGGTAAATAGAAGCCATTTGGAAACTTCCACTTTAATATAAAAGTCTCCATATTTCCATTTGTTTTATCTGCATTTCCTACATTTGGCAGATGGTAGTCGCAGCTCTAACGACAAAGCGCCAACTTCCATTGTAATTTTTTTCTCCATTCAAGTTGATGAACTAGCTACCCACCATGGATTTGTGTTA encodes:
- the LOC131604101 gene encoding uncharacterized protein LOC131604101, translating into MTGEAVNPKAYPLADAQLTITIMDLVQQAANYKQLKKGANEATKTLNRGISEFVVMAADAEPLEILLHLPLLAEDKNVPYVFVTSKQALGRACGVTRPVIACSVTTNEGSQLKSQIQQLKDAIEKLLI